The Carnobacterium divergens genome includes a window with the following:
- the yycF gene encoding response regulator YycF — MKKILVVDDEKPISDIVKFNLTKEGYEVFTAYDGEEALAMVPDVEPDLILLDLMLPKVDGLEVCREVRKNYDMPIIMVTAKDSEIDKVLGLELGADDYVTKPFSNRELVARVKANLRRHGSIGTAVVEEEDNNEIEVGALTVHPDAYIVSKRGEKIELTHREFELLHYLAKHLGQVMTREHLLQTVWGYDYFGDVRTVDVTVRRLREKIEDNPSHPAWLVTRRGVGYYLRNPEQE, encoded by the coding sequence ATGAAAAAAATACTAGTAGTAGATGATGAGAAGCCGATTTCAGATATTGTGAAATTTAATTTAACTAAAGAAGGATATGAAGTTTTTACAGCGTATGATGGAGAAGAAGCCTTAGCGATGGTACCCGATGTGGAACCAGATTTAATCTTATTAGATTTAATGTTGCCAAAGGTTGATGGTTTAGAAGTGTGTCGTGAAGTTCGTAAAAATTATGATATGCCGATTATTATGGTAACAGCTAAAGATTCAGAAATCGATAAAGTTTTAGGACTTGAATTAGGAGCAGATGACTATGTTACGAAGCCTTTTTCAAATCGTGAATTAGTAGCGCGAGTTAAAGCCAATTTAAGAAGACACGGTTCAATTGGAACAGCTGTTGTGGAAGAAGAAGACAACAATGAGATTGAAGTAGGTGCGTTAACGGTGCATCCCGATGCCTATATCGTTTCAAAACGTGGTGAAAAAATTGAATTGACGCATCGCGAATTTGAATTGCTGCACTATTTAGCAAAACATCTAGGACAAGTTATGACAAGAGAACATTTGTTGCAAACGGTTTGGGGATATGACTATTTTGGTGATGTTCGAACAGTCGATGTAACCGTAAGACGTTTAAGAGAAAAAATTGAAGACAATCCTAGTCATCCAGCTTGGTTAGTAACAAGACGTGGTGTTGGGTACTATTTGAGAAACCCTGAACAGGAGTAA
- a CDS encoding PTS transporter subunit EIIC: MKKESLAKRYGIALSYIAVSVVSLLIFWALSLTGVGAFVGIFNAYKLIFPLIVSISVATGIGFDHSGASALAGAVGYLVFGSSFSVLVDPKTAFLVTSPIKLFGSVGLDQLFFILCGLFMGMVAGVLYNKFYNIKMPEWLAFFGGRRFVPIVTSVVALFIGSFIANVVIPHL; this comes from the coding sequence ATGAAAAAAGAGTCATTAGCAAAAAGATATGGAATTGCCTTATCTTATATTGCAGTATCAGTAGTTTCGTTATTAATTTTTTGGGCACTTTCACTAACAGGCGTGGGTGCTTTTGTAGGGATTTTTAATGCCTATAAATTGATCTTTCCGTTAATTGTTTCTATTTCTGTAGCAACTGGGATTGGCTTTGATCACAGTGGTGCTTCTGCTTTAGCTGGAGCTGTCGGTTACTTAGTGTTTGGGTCTTCATTTTCAGTCTTAGTTGATCCTAAAACAGCATTTCTAGTAACATCTCCGATTAAATTATTTGGTTCAGTAGGATTAGACCAACTCTTCTTTATCCTTTGTGGATTGTTCATGGGAATGGTTGCTGGCGTATTGTATAACAAATTTTACAACATCAAAATGCCAGAATGGTTGGCTTTCTTTGGTGGACGTCGTTTCGTTCCAATCGTAACCAGCGTTGTCGCTTTGTTTATCGGTTCATTTATTGCCAACGTTGTTATTCCACATTTATAA
- a CDS encoding two-component system regulatory protein YycI has translation MDFKRIEIIFTITFLCLNIFLLSSYLDKNKIVSYQNDSSLKINTLEEMKKESIEVPSKLSDEKIAVPFVKAENEDLLEQNLSKLNKQTVKRMESSNLLYSILTSSFELMPAGREFKRSDLAKVDEFIKNDQILFGSEYQYFKFTPDKKELVYTQVANNIPITDGTGQITFHLDNDNRIISYEQTYAGPVKVTGKSRELISEKRAVELLYQNSEVQANSEVRKPILSYHRTLSLKDLSIYGPIWYIEVKTSNEVKIKLVNAIDGSIIKDLSSRTDGTDSASDVSDGNME, from the coding sequence ATGGACTTTAAACGAATAGAGATTATTTTTACCATTACATTTCTATGCTTAAATATCTTTTTGCTCTCTTCTTATTTGGACAAAAATAAAATTGTATCGTATCAAAATGACAGTAGCTTGAAAATCAATACTTTGGAAGAAATGAAGAAGGAATCAATTGAAGTACCTTCAAAATTATCGGATGAGAAAATAGCGGTTCCCTTTGTTAAAGCTGAAAATGAAGATCTTTTAGAACAAAATTTATCAAAACTAAACAAACAAACAGTCAAACGGATGGAAAGTAGCAATTTATTATACAGTATTTTAACGAGTTCTTTTGAATTGATGCCAGCAGGACGTGAGTTTAAGCGTTCTGATTTAGCAAAAGTGGATGAATTTATTAAAAATGATCAAATTCTTTTTGGTAGTGAGTATCAATATTTCAAATTTACTCCAGATAAAAAAGAGTTGGTGTATACTCAAGTTGCCAATAACATTCCAATCACAGATGGAACGGGCCAAATTACCTTCCATTTAGATAATGATAACCGTATTATTTCTTATGAACAAACCTATGCAGGACCTGTGAAGGTGACGGGTAAAAGTCGTGAGTTGATTTCTGAGAAGCGAGCTGTTGAATTGCTTTATCAAAATAGCGAAGTTCAAGCAAACAGTGAAGTTCGCAAGCCGATTTTAAGCTATCATCGAACATTAAGTCTAAAAGATTTAAGTATTTATGGACCTATTTGGTATATTGAAGTGAAAACGTCGAATGAAGTAAAAATTAAACTTGTAAATGCCATTGATGGATCAATTATTAAAGATTTGTCTAGTCGAACAGATGGAACTGATTCAGCTAGTGATGTGTCGGATGGGAATATGGAATAA
- the walK gene encoding cell wall metabolism sensor histidine kinase WalK has translation MNKRIKIFQSIHFKIVIVFVFLLIVALEIIGAYFVGQLETQMVDNFQEQMRLRVGFLDNNLQPLLKKPDSKNFESDVRRLLTDFSAKNVIKAEVIDGKYYIVGTSDYQENMVGRKSTDFDVKQALLVGSEITRQYSDESTNERVWKLVVPIISDDNKVLGVINLESNIESVYDQINDITLIFFRASMIAAVVTVILALFISRAITKPISEMKKQAIQMAEGDYSGQVKIYGQDELGQLSLAVNNLSTKVEEAQESTEAERRRLDGVLAHMSDGVVATDRRGKVVIINETALDLLNLTQDYALGHSILEILKIEHHFTFRQLLETQEELILDFSTEENEVTLRGEFSLIQRETGFISGLVCVLHDITEQEKVERERRDFVSNVSHELRTPLTSMRSYLEALNDGAWKDPEIAPKFLAVTQEETDRMIRMISDLLNLSRMDAGKDVLSLEYVNINELFSHVLNRFDMMIQSNDKPEKPFVIKREFTKRDLWVEVDADKMIQVMDNIMNNAIKYSPAGGTITCRLVETHNSVVLSIADEGLGVPKKDIPHVFDRFFRVDKARARSMGGTGLGLAISKEVVQKHGGKIWLESAENVGSTFFIALPYVPYEEDEWE, from the coding sequence ATGAATAAACGAATTAAAATTTTTCAATCCATCCATTTTAAAATTGTTATTGTATTTGTATTTCTGTTAATCGTAGCGCTAGAAATTATTGGTGCTTATTTTGTCGGACAATTGGAAACACAAATGGTTGATAATTTTCAAGAACAAATGAGGCTAAGAGTGGGATTTTTGGATAACAATCTGCAACCCTTATTAAAAAAGCCCGATTCCAAAAATTTTGAATCGGATGTTAGGAGATTGTTAACGGACTTCTCGGCTAAAAATGTCATTAAAGCAGAAGTGATAGATGGGAAATATTATATTGTTGGGACAAGTGATTACCAAGAAAACATGGTAGGACGCAAATCTACGGACTTTGACGTTAAGCAGGCATTGTTAGTTGGAAGTGAAATAACAAGGCAGTATTCAGACGAAAGCACCAATGAACGTGTTTGGAAATTGGTTGTGCCGATTATTTCAGATGACAATAAGGTGCTAGGAGTCATTAATTTAGAGTCGAATATTGAATCAGTATACGATCAAATTAACGATATTACGCTCATTTTCTTTAGAGCATCAATGATTGCAGCGGTGGTTACAGTCATTTTAGCGCTGTTTATTTCCCGGGCAATAACGAAACCTATTTCCGAAATGAAAAAACAAGCGATTCAAATGGCTGAAGGAGATTATTCCGGACAAGTGAAGATTTACGGACAAGATGAACTTGGTCAGTTGTCACTGGCTGTTAATAACCTTTCTACAAAAGTAGAAGAAGCACAAGAATCGACAGAAGCGGAGAGACGTAGGTTAGATGGTGTGCTAGCACATATGTCAGATGGTGTTGTGGCTACAGATCGTCGTGGGAAAGTCGTTATTATCAACGAAACAGCGTTGGATTTACTGAATTTAACACAAGATTACGCTTTAGGACACTCTATTTTAGAAATTCTAAAAATCGAGCATCATTTTACGTTCCGTCAGTTGTTAGAAACACAAGAAGAGTTGATATTGGATTTCTCAACAGAAGAGAATGAAGTGACTTTACGTGGTGAATTTTCATTGATTCAAAGAGAGACTGGATTTATTAGCGGTTTAGTTTGTGTGTTACATGATATTACGGAACAAGAAAAAGTGGAGCGTGAACGTCGTGACTTTGTATCAAATGTCTCTCATGAATTGAGAACGCCATTAACCAGTATGAGAAGTTATTTAGAAGCATTGAATGATGGGGCATGGAAGGATCCTGAAATCGCACCTAAATTCTTAGCAGTTACTCAAGAAGAAACAGATCGCATGATCCGCATGATTAGTGATTTGCTAAATCTTTCGCGAATGGATGCAGGAAAAGATGTTCTTTCATTGGAATATGTCAATATCAATGAATTGTTTAGCCATGTGCTAAATCGGTTTGATATGATGATTCAATCCAATGACAAACCTGAAAAACCTTTTGTCATTAAACGCGAATTTACCAAACGTGATTTATGGGTTGAAGTTGATGCGGATAAAATGATTCAAGTAATGGATAATATTATGAATAACGCTATCAAGTATTCGCCAGCAGGAGGAACCATTACATGCCGATTGGTTGAAACGCACAATAGTGTTGTTTTAAGCATAGCCGACGAAGGCTTAGGAGTTCCTAAAAAGGATATTCCGCATGTCTTTGACCGTTTCTTTAGAGTAGATAAAGCCCGTGCTAGATCAATGGGTGGAACAGGGCTAGGTTTAGCAATTTCAAAAGAAGTTGTACAAAAACATGGTGGGAAAATTTGGTTAGAAAGTGCTGAAAATGTAGGATCAACCTTTTTCATTGCCTTACCTTATGTTCCATATGAGGAGGATGAATGGGAATGA
- a CDS encoding YycH family regulatory protein codes for MKSMHFIRGFLIFLVALSLVLTWAIWTMPGKDEKKANSNTSKLSEITVSRKDNEVFVPTMVVLHKNNMKELTVDTDIMRNFNKEFATWSFASIDSSEVYSGEDYTEKLSENNNVELVFPNELPLGLFSKFFGKLANVYKNETFQRITVSLDDPTSIHFYNDREQKIYSGELENGDKKKLNELLDADDKNYTSVSLQKLGSKYVYLPTEEVKLPQYAYMVETQPNSFFIYRLFDDTSEVKESTAEAGYEQFNDNISRMKVSQSTNILSYYRNRTTTNKLDLVDMLKSSFYELQKYENWPGSVHYFNYNNQKQQAIYRRYIEGYPIFSNTSQTSTNEDDLGATYITVSENGLSQLQVPLIVAQTPLSDKEDEKQLAKGSDILASLNQVGIENEQIEGLEIGYCWTNSKESSRVVDLEPSWYACINGVWLNAESLIRQKGGATDGL; via the coding sequence ATGAAAAGCATGCATTTTATTCGAGGATTTTTGATTTTTCTAGTCGCCTTAAGTTTAGTATTAACGTGGGCGATTTGGACAATGCCAGGAAAAGATGAAAAAAAAGCGAATAGCAATACGAGTAAACTCTCAGAAATTACCGTTTCTAGAAAAGACAATGAAGTCTTTGTTCCGACAATGGTTGTTCTCCATAAAAACAACATGAAGGAATTGACGGTAGATACTGACATAATGAGAAATTTTAACAAAGAATTTGCAACATGGTCATTTGCTTCGATTGATTCTTCAGAAGTATATTCAGGAGAAGACTACACTGAGAAACTTTCAGAAAATAATAATGTTGAGCTTGTTTTTCCAAATGAATTGCCATTAGGGTTATTTAGTAAGTTTTTTGGGAAACTAGCAAATGTCTATAAAAATGAAACCTTCCAAAGAATTACTGTTTCATTAGATGATCCCACTAGCATTCATTTTTACAATGACCGCGAACAGAAAATTTACTCAGGTGAGCTAGAGAATGGCGATAAGAAAAAACTTAATGAGCTGTTAGATGCTGATGATAAAAACTACACATCGGTTTCTCTTCAAAAGCTAGGAAGTAAGTACGTGTACCTGCCAACAGAAGAAGTGAAATTGCCACAGTATGCGTATATGGTAGAAACACAACCCAATAGTTTCTTCATTTATCGTTTGTTTGATGATACCTCTGAAGTCAAAGAATCAACTGCAGAGGCAGGTTATGAACAATTCAATGATAATATTAGCCGAATGAAAGTAAGTCAATCTACGAATATTTTGTCGTATTATCGTAATCGAACAACTACAAACAAACTTGATTTAGTTGATATGCTGAAAAGTAGTTTCTATGAATTACAAAAATATGAAAATTGGCCTGGATCCGTTCATTATTTTAATTACAATAACCAAAAACAACAAGCCATCTACAGGCGTTACATTGAAGGATATCCAATTTTTAGCAACACTAGTCAAACTAGCACGAATGAAGACGATTTGGGAGCGACTTATATTACCGTATCAGAAAATGGGTTATCACAATTGCAAGTGCCTTTAATTGTTGCTCAGACTCCTTTATCGGATAAAGAAGACGAAAAACAGTTGGCAAAAGGCAGCGATATTTTAGCTTCCTTGAATCAAGTTGGAATTGAAAATGAACAAATCGAAGGTCTTGAAATTGGGTATTGTTGGACGAATAGTAAAGAGTCTAGTCGTGTTGTCGATCTTGAACCTAGTTGGTATGCATGTATCAATGGAGTCTGGTTAAACGCAGAAAGTTTAATTAGACAAAAAGGAGGAGCTACAGATGGACTTTAA
- a CDS encoding MBL fold metallo-hydrolase, which yields MMENNQGLKVSILASGSSGNVTYIESANQRLLVDSGLSGKKVTELMKQIDRDIADVDGILVTHEHRDHIHGVGVLARKYKLDVYANEKTWAAMSPIIGEVKTEQKHIFEMGKVMTIGDIDVESFGVSHDAVEPQFYCFHKNNKRFAMLTDTGYVSDRMRGVIQNADAYLFESNHDLEMLRMGQYPWSLKQRILGDKGHLSNEDGAIAMADVLGDATKRIYLGHLSKDNNIKELAHMTATDILKEKGTGVNETFTIYDTDPEVASPLFNV from the coding sequence ATGATGGAGAATAATCAAGGATTAAAAGTCAGTATTCTAGCGAGTGGCAGCTCAGGAAATGTGACGTATATAGAGTCCGCCAATCAACGATTATTGGTAGACAGTGGGTTAAGTGGGAAAAAAGTAACCGAATTAATGAAGCAAATTGATCGCGATATTGCAGATGTTGATGGGATATTGGTTACACATGAACATCGTGACCATATTCACGGAGTAGGCGTCTTGGCTCGCAAATACAAGCTTGACGTATATGCAAATGAAAAAACATGGGCAGCAATGTCCCCTATTATTGGCGAAGTCAAAACAGAACAAAAACATATTTTTGAAATGGGCAAAGTAATGACAATCGGTGACATTGACGTGGAAAGCTTCGGCGTTTCTCATGATGCGGTGGAACCCCAATTTTATTGCTTCCATAAAAACAATAAACGTTTTGCAATGTTAACAGATACAGGTTATGTAAGTGACCGTATGCGAGGTGTGATTCAAAATGCAGATGCGTATCTTTTTGAAAGCAATCATGATTTAGAGATGCTTAGAATGGGCCAATACCCGTGGTCTTTAAAACAGCGTATCTTAGGCGATAAAGGACATTTATCAAATGAAGATGGCGCAATTGCTATGGCGGATGTATTAGGAGACGCAACTAAGCGAATTTATTTAGGACATTTAAGCAAGGATAACAATATTAAAGAATTGGCACATATGACGGCAACGGATATTTTAAAAGAAAAAGGGACAGGTGTTAATGAGACCTTTACTATCTATGATACAGACCCAGAAGTAGCCTCTCCGTTATTTAATGTATAA